A stretch of the Papaver somniferum cultivar HN1 chromosome 6, ASM357369v1, whole genome shotgun sequence genome encodes the following:
- the LOC113290707 gene encoding glutamic acid-rich protein-like: MILCSWFQTIVSSSSDYSSSSSEEDSRIPVAKTRAKTNHAEESKPSVPLNNRRVTYAELMKRKAEDDRMDDCRRRRDRVQRRMLTSEDKLRSRADGVTSDSDASEDESAWVPRDLKIKPDWSTREIEKLVKADLEAEREKEEDWYSLYNDPEIHLDFVNGPDSDSDEEFEEDSAKDDDDKSDNSGKSDDSDESDE; this comes from the coding sequence ATGATTCTGTGTTCTTGGTTCCAGACAATAGTGTCTTCCAGCAGCGACTATTCTTCTAGCTCTTCTGAGGAGGATTCCAGGATCCCTGTGGCTAAAACGCGTGCTAAGACGAATCATGCTGAGGAATCAAAGCCTAGTGTACCTCTTAATAACCGTAGAGTCACTTATGCTGAGCTCATGAAGCGAAAAGCCGAGGATGACAGGATGGATGATTGTCGGCGAAGAAGAGACCGAGTCCAGCGCAGAATGCTAACATCTGAGGATAAACTTCGATCTCGAGCTGACGGTGTAACCTCGGACTCTGATGCTTCGGAAGATGAATCCGCGTGGGTACCACGGGATCTCAAGATTAAGCCAGACTGGAGTACCAGGGAGATCGAGAAACTGGTCAAAGCTGACCTTGAAGCTGAGCGTGAAAAAGAAGAGGACTGGTATTCCTTATACAATGATCCTGAGATTCATCTTGACTTCGTCAATGGCCCTGATAGTGATtccgatgaagaatttgaagaggACTCCGCAAAAGACGATGATGATAAATCTGATAATTCTGGCAAATCTGATGACTCCGATGAATCTGACGAGTAG